The proteins below come from a single Oncorhynchus gorbuscha isolate QuinsamMale2020 ecotype Even-year linkage group LG12, OgorEven_v1.0, whole genome shotgun sequence genomic window:
- the eif1b gene encoding eukaryotic translation initiation factor 1b, which translates to MSSIQNLQSFDPFADATKGDDLLPAGTEDKIHIRIQQRNGRKTLTTVQGIAADYDKKKLVKAFKKKFACNGTVIEHPEYGEVIQLQGDQRKNICQFLMEIGIVREEQLKVHGF; encoded by the exons ATGTCCTCTATTCAGAACCTCCAATCTTTTG ATCCCTTTGCTGATGCAACCAAGGGTGACGATTTACTCCCGGCAGGGACAGAAGATAAAATCCACATAAGGATACAGCAACGAAACGGACGCAAGACCCTAACCACTGTTCAAGGGATCGCGGCCGATTACGACAAGAAGAAGCTTGTGAAGGCCTTCAAGAAG AAATTTGCCTGCAATGGTACTGTGATTGAACACCCTGAGTACGGTGAGGTCATCCAGCTGCAGGGAGACCAGAGAAAAAACATCTGCCAGTTCCTCATGGAG atCGGCATTGTCAGGGAGGAGCAGTTGAAGGTCCACGGATTTTAA
- the LOC123991175 gene encoding putative ferric-chelate reductase 1 — translation MDRYILIIACVLRAVRCYSSGEVTEACDDMAPQHFVTAQQSPAPFSVTADRSSFKEGDEITVWLLADSTPFIGFMLQARAVNGSSPLGVFTVTGGEAQLLTCNGQPKSAVSHTSASAKLSIQGTWRAPTSYGFNSIQFSASFVIDFSTFWVGVTSYPVTFSGTAATPANSTSIPITSTTSASSTAVFPSQSSLSISSAGCGSSKVCFRQPLNCDPGVSPDCYFLSAMTSIRDTAIHLEMTGPSDGYIAIGFSDDQMMGNDDIFICGRDSNGIIQLQHAYSTGRRRPDIVPLGNVSDVKSSMKDDIISCSFTTRNPISIPRSVRSSSPYYLMFAHGPTSNGEIGHHTSTFLSDTKMDISRPQGITNSIQPPIIKAHGALMLIAWMTTGSLGMITARYLKDVANGEECWHNVWFLVHVFLMTLTVAATIIAFILSFSHVRGWSGGAHPVLGGVVVILAFFQPIVAMFRCGPHHRWRYLFNWSHALNAVAIKVLAVVAIFTGLSLIDSSEDKWLLKVMGGFVGWEATLYILLDVHMRCKCSDNEEGASESACKALLLLVLFFLGNMAFLVALLVGIAMS, via the exons ATGGATCGATACATATTGATCATTGCGTGTGTTCTGCGGGCCGTGCGGTGCTACAGCTCCGGAGAGGTGACTGAGGCGTGTGACGATATGGCACCGCAACACTTCGTAACCGCACAGCAGAGCCCTGCGCCATTCTCTGTCACCGCTGACCGGTCCAGCTTCAAGGAGGGCGATGAAATCACAG TCTGGCTCCTGGCAGATTCCACTCCATTCATTGGGTTTATGTTACAAGCCAGAGCAGTTAATGGAAGCAGTCCTCTGGGAGTCTTCACTGTAACAGGTGGAGAGGCCCAGCTCCTCACCTGCAATGGACAACCT AAGTCTGCAGTTTCTCACACATCAGCATCAGCTAAATTATCCATCCAGGGAACATGGAGGGCCCCCACATCATATGGCTTTAACTCTATCCAATTCAG TGCATCCTTTGTAATAGATTTCTCCACCTTCTGGGTTGGCGTGACAAGTTATCCAGTCACGTTCAGTGGCACTGCTGCAACACCAGCTAACAGCACATCCATACCCATCACCTCGACCACCTCCGCCTCATCTACAGCAGTATTTCCATCGCAATCCTCA TTGTCCATCTCGAGTGCTGGATGTGGCAGCAGTAAGGTCTGTTTCAGGCAACCTCTGAACTGTGACCCTGGGGTCAGCCCAGACTGTTACTTCCTATCTGCTATGACCTCTATCAGGGATACAGCCATCCATTTGGAAATGACCGGCCCTTCAGATGGCTACATCGCCATCGGCTTCTCAGATGACCAGATGATG GGAAATGATGATATCTTTATTTGTGGCCGGGACAGTAACGGGATCATCCAATTGCAACATGCCTATTCAACAGGAAGAAGGCGGCCGGACATAGTTCCTCTG GGAAATGTTTCTGATGTTAAATCCTCAATGAAGGATGATATCATTAGCTGTTCCTTCACGACTAGGAACCCCATCTCAATTCCGCGATCGGTACGGTCCAGTTCCCCCTACTACCTCATGTTTGCTCACGGACCAACTAGTAATG GGGAAATTGGGCATCATACAAGCACCTTCCTCAGTGACACTAAGATGGATATTTCAAGACCTCAGGGCATCACCAATTCAATCCAACCTCCTATTATCAAAGCACATG GTGCCCTGATGTTGATAGCATGGATGACCACAGGTAGTCTAGGGATGATCACAGCCAGGTATCTCAAAGATGTGGCCAATGGGGAGGAATGTTGGCACAATGTTTGGTTTCTG GTACACGTGTTTCTTATGACActaactgttgctgccaccatcatTGCCTTCATTTTGTCCTTCTCACATGTTAGAGGCTGGAGTGGG GGAGCCCATCCTGTGTTGGGCGGGGTCGTGGTGATTCTGGCCTTCTTCCAGCCGATCGTTGCAATGTTCCGATGTGGACCTCACCATCGCTG GCGATACCTCTTTAATTGGTCGCATGCTTTAAATGCAGTGGCGATAAAAGTTTTAGCTG TGGTGGCCATATTCACTGGGTTGTCATTGATTGACAGCTCTGAGGATAAGTGGCTTCTGAAGGTGATGGGTGGTTTTGTTGGATGGGAGGCAACACTGTACATCCTGCTAGATGTTCACATGCGCTGCAAGTGCAGTG ATAACGAAGAGGGTGCTTCTGAATCG GCATGCAAGGCTTTGTTACTACTGGTCCTGTTTTTCCTAGGAAATATGGCCTTTTTGGTAGCACTACTTGTTGGAATTGCCATGTCATGA